The following coding sequences are from one Rutidosis leptorrhynchoides isolate AG116_Rl617_1_P2 chromosome 11, CSIRO_AGI_Rlap_v1, whole genome shotgun sequence window:
- the LOC139875351 gene encoding glutathione S-transferase T3-like, translating to MNPNPNPSSNPKPNPNVIRKEKEKEKKKTAWTDLEAKILAEHFVYVFRHPSVGNDQSHTSFWGEVRRQYNSIVPVKRRPDQISGKWSKMQRDVKIWIGIYNKYERMWESGCNNDDIMSAARMAFKAQTKGRHFAFEDAWRVLRNCPKFLEGESISSSNK from the coding sequence ATGAACCCGAATCCGAACCCGAGCTCGAACCCGAAGCCGAACCCAAACGTGATCCgaaaggaaaaggaaaaggaaaagaaaaagactgCGTGGACCGACTTGGAGGCAAAAATTTTAGCTGAGCATTTTGTATATGTTTTCAGACATCCGAGTGTCGGAAACGACCAAAGTCATACTTCATTTTGGGGAGAAGTCCGAAGACAATATAATTCGATTGTCCCGGTGAAAAGACGTCCGGATCAAATAAGTGGAAAATGGTCGAAAATGCAAAGGGATGTCAAGATATGGATCGGTATTTACAACAAATACGAGAGAATGTGGGAAAGTGGTTGTAATAATGACGACATTATGTCCGCGGCACGAATGGCTTTCAAAGCGCAAACAAAGGGACGACACTTTGCGTTTGAGGATGCGTGGCGAGTGTTAAGGAATTGCCCGAAGTTTTTAGAAGGCGAAAGTATTTCGAGTAGCAACAAATGA